Sequence from the Corallococcus sp. EGB genome:
CGGCGAGTACCCGTACTTCTCGAGCGATGAGATCAAGAAGGCCCTGAAGCTCAAGGCCGCGTTCTCCGAGATGCTCGAGCAGATGCAGTAGGACCGCAGCGAGAAGGGCCTGCCATGAGCCAGACGCCCGCACGGACGTACAACCAGAACCATGCCCCCAGGCCGTATGCGAAGGGGCATCGGCGCGTCAGCGTCTACACGTCCTGGAGCTACCCCGGAGAAGCCAATCGGGAGCCCGCCGAAATGGACAATCGGTTCTCGACGATGACCGAGGTCCGCCGGGTGCTCTGGCCCGCCTATGAGTCCCCGCAGTGGGCGGACCCCCGGCGGTTCCAGCAGGGCATCTCCGGCTCGCTGGAGCTCTTCTTCTGGGCCTGGGTGCGCTTCCAGGAGGTCATCGAGGAGGTCACCGGATACGCGGTCCCCATGTTCCAGCGGGTCGACCAGGCGGGCTTCACCCTGCCGCTCGACGAGCGGGTCCTCGCGGACGCGGACACGCTGCTCGTCTTCAGCCTGGACCACAACGTCACCGAGCAGGTGGCCGCGCCGGAGGAGATTGAAGCGGTCCGCGCGTTCCTCGCGCGCGAAGGCACCTGTCTGGTGATTGGCCCCCACCATGACGTGGGGCACTCGCCAGACATGCAGGAGCGCGCCCTCGAACACGCCCACCATGGTGACGCGCTGGTGCCTCGTCAGCAGCGCTTTGGCGGTTATGCGCGCTCGTTGATGAAGGGGCTGGGAATCCCGGTCGAGAATCGCTGGGGCCTCCGCCCCGCCGTCGTCGCCGGAACGAACCGGAGCGTCCCCCTGACGGTGCGCGAGGACCTGGACACCCGCGGCTGGCTCCGCGGGGTCCAGAACTTCAACTTCCACATGCACCTGCCTCACTACGCCGTCACCACGGACGACGCACGTGCGGTCCGCGTCCTGGCGAAGCAGCCCATTGATTTGTCCCGGCCCCACCCCTTCACCAACGCGGGCAACACCGAGTTCAACGCCCTGCTGTGGATGCCTCCGGGCGATGGCCGGGCCGGCGACGTGCTGGTGGCGGACTCCACCATCTTCAGCACCCTGTTCGGGGCGGACGAGAGCCTCGAGCGTTTCTGGAAGAACCTGGCCACCGACCGCTGACATGCTCGAACTGGACGACATCCAGAGCGGAGTCCTTCGGCCCCGGCCCACGCCGTACTTCGCGACCTACATCCTCCTCCGCATCGATGACCGGAGGGCAGGGCGGGAGCTGATGGGCCGGCTCTGCTCGGTGGTGTCCTCGTCCGCGCATCCCGAGCGCCCGGCCGCCGAATGCTGGGTCAGCGTCTCGCTCACATATCCCGGGCTTCAAGCCTTGGGCGTGCCGCAGGCGTCCCTGGACAGCTTCGCGTGGGAGTTCCGGCAGGGGATGGCGGCCCGCGCGAGGGCGCTGGGGGACGAAGGGGAGAGCAGCCCCGAGCACTGGGAATCCCCGCTGGGAACCCCGGACGTCCATGTCGTGCTGACGGCGCTCTCCCCGGACCGGGCCCGGCTCGACGCCGCGCTGGAGCGGGCGAATGGGGCCCTGCGCGAGTTGGAGGGCGTCCAGGCCATCTGGCGTCAGGACTGCCACGTGCTCAGCACGGAGCGGGAGCCGTTTGGCTTCAAGGATGGCATCAGCCATCCGGCCGTCGAGGGGAGCGGCATTCCCGGAAGCAACCCCCACGAGGTGCCGCTCAAGGCCGGTGAGTTCGTCCTGGGCTACCCCGATGAGACAGGCACCCTGCCACCCATGCCCCAGCCCGACGTCCTGGGACGCAATGGGACATACATCGTCTTCCGCAAGCTCCATCAGCGGGTGGCCGCGTTCCGGCAGTACCTGAAGGACAGCGCGAGGAGTCCCGAGGACGAGGAGCTTGTGGCCGCGAAGATGATGGGGCGGTGGCGCAGCGGCGCGCCCCTGGCGCGGTGCCCGTACCATGACGATGCAGCCCTGGGCGCCGACCCCCGGCGCAACAATGACTTCCACTACGCGGACGACCCGACCGGGTACAAGACACCTCCCGGTTCACACGTCCGGCGCACGAACCCCCGTGACGCATCCGTCGCGGGCGTGGTCAGGCTCCATCGGATGATCCGGCGCGGAACCGCCTACGGGTCCGAGCTCCCCGAAGGCGTCCTCGAGGATGACGGCGCCGACCGGGGCCTGATGTTCGCCTTCATCGGCTCGCACCTCGGACGGCAGTTCGAGTTCGTGCAATCGGAGTGGATCAACGGCGGTGAGTTCCTGGGCTTGGGTGAGGCGAAGGATCCCGTCGTGGGTGCCAACGAGCGAGCCGGGTCGTTCTCCTACCCGAGGCGGCCCATCCCCCGGTCTCTGAAAGGTCTGTCCAGGTTCGTGGTCACCCGCGGAGGCGAGTATGGCTTCATGCCCGGCCTTCGCGCCCTGCGGTGGCTGGCGGACCTGCGGACCTGAAAGCGACAGGGCCCGGAACCTTTCGATTCCGAGCCCAGCTCATTCAAATGAAGTCGCTTGGAACTACTGGGTGATGATGTCCGTGTACTCGCTGCCGCTGATGGAGTTCTTCCACTTGGAGGAGAAGCCCAGCGCGTGCTGCGGATCCACCACGTGGGGCGCGGCCTCCTTCGCCACCTCCAGGCGGGTGATCTCATTGTTGAACAGGTCCAGCACCATGCCGAACTGCATCGCGGTCAGGTAGACGCGCTTGAGCATCTTCTCCGCCTTCTCCTGGCGGACGATCTCGTTACGCTCGCTCTTGAGCGACTGGTAGAAGCCGCTCCAGGTGGACGCGTCCATCGGGTACTGTCCATCCCGCCGCATCAGGCAGCCCTCGTCCCCACGCGTGCCACAGTCGCGGTCGCGGTACACAGGCTGGGCGGCCACCGGCGTCTCCTCCCGGGGATGATGCATCCGGGGCTCCATGCGGGTCTCCCGCGTCTCGCTCCGGGACTCCGTCTCCATCGTGCCGCCCGTCACGCGCACGTCCATCCGGGCGCCGCCGCCGCGCACCTTCACGGTGGTCGTCTCCTCGCCGTTCTCGGTCGTGGTGGTCTTCATCTTGATGCGCGCGGAGGGCATGTCGGCATCGTTGACGTCCACCTGCATGTTGAACTCCGCGTCCTGCGCGAAGCTGGCGGAGGAAGCGAACAGGGACGAAACGAGCACGGCGCGGACGATGCGGTTCATGGTGATTCCTGCGTGGGAAGCGGGTTCGGTGCGGGTGCAACGTCAGGCGTTGTCGCCGCCGTGCTCTCTCCACGGACCCTCCGGGAATTTATTCACGGGATGTGTATCGCGCGGTTTTTCGGGTCCGACTCATGGTTTGAGAAAAATGGAAGTCCACCCCGCCCGCCACCACCGTGGCGGAAGTGGATCCGGAAGGGCATGCACGCGCCTTCCTCCGGTGGGGCGAGCGGACTTCTCGCGGGGCCGTGCGTGGAACGGGGCCACGTCCTTCCCCTTCGAGGTCCTCCGTGCGTGCCCTCCGCCCGCTGCGCTGCTGCGTTGCCTTTGCCCTGTCCTCCACTTCAGTTGTGGGTCATCTCCGACTCGACGCAGCACCTGACGCCCGAGCACGTGAAGGTCATCAAGGAGTTCTTCGCCGCGGGCCACGGCGTGTACATCTGGGGTGACAACGAGCCCTACTCCGCGGACGCCAACGTGGAGCGCTTCGGCGACACCGTGGTGTGCGCGGACCTGCGCACCCCCCGGCCCAGACGCCCGCGCCGAAGCCGTGACGGCGTGAGCCTCCCGCGGAAGCCTCTTCAAAATCCTCGTGACACCCTCGAATGATGAATTGCACATGCGTGCGGCCGGGGGCACAAGGCGCGCGGCGGTCGCCCAGGCGCACTCCCGCGCCGGCCACCGTTCGCCGGAGGGGAAATGTCCCGCATGCGCATCATCGCCGCGGCCGTATGGCTCGCGGCCTGTAACCCGCAGGTTTCCAGTCCAGAGGCGCCCACGGCGTCCGGGCCGGAGGAGGCCACCCGGGAACAGGTGCTCCAGGGGGAGCTCGAAGTCCGGGTCGTGGACGCGCCGTCGTTCAAGGCGTCACGCGAGGAGTACTTCCTCGTCGCCGGGGGGCGGCATCTGCCGCTGACCTTCACCGGTGGAGCGCCGGAGGGGTTGCTCAGCGGTCAGCGGGTGACGCTGCGTGGAACCCAGGGGGCGCAGCGCTTCATGGCGCGGACCGTGGAGGTGGACCGTCAGGCCGCGGCCGTGCAGGCCACCTCTGGCACTTGTGGCGTCACCGGCGTGCAGCGCAGCCTCGTCATCCTCGCGGCCTTCCCGGGAATGCCCCAGCCCGCCGCCACCGCGCAGGGGGTTCGTGATGCGTTCTTCTCCAGCACGCAGCGCTCGCTGGCGAACTACTGGAGCGAGGTGTCCGAAGGCCGCACCACGACCACGGGCGAGGTGGTGGGCTGGTACACGCTGGACCGCGCCTATTCCTGCTCGGAGACGGACGCCATGCGCGACGCGGCCATCCGGGCGGCGGACGCGGACGTGGACTTCCGGCAGTACGACCGCATCTTCATCGTCCATCCCAACCCCGCGCAGGGCTGCTCCTACGCGGGGCAGGCCACCCTGTCCTGCGGACAGGTCGCGACGGCGGATGGCACCGTGACGGCCTCCCTGGCCTGGCTCGTCGCGGACTGGATGACGACCCACGACACCGCCGTGAAGCTGGTGACGCACGAGGCGGGGCACAACCTCTCGTTGAACCACGCGAGCTCGCGCGACTTCGGCACGGAGCCACTGGGCATGCCGGGCACCCTGGGCGTCATCGACGAGTACGGGGACCTCTTCTCGACGATGGGCTCCTGGAACCTGGGCCACTACGCGGCGCCGCACAAGGCGCGCATCGGCTGGCTGGCTCCGTCCGCGGTGGCCCAGGTGGATGGCACGGGCGGCACCTTCACGCTCGCGCCGGTGGTGGCGTCCGGTGGGCTCAAGGCGCTCAAGGTGCGCCGGGGCACTGGCGCCAATGACTGGCTTTGGGTGGAGTACCGCCGGCCCGTGGGGCTCTATGAGTCGACGTTGGCATCCCAGGTGTTCGGCGGCGCGCTCATCCATCTGGCGGACGCGGAAACGCGGGATGGCACCCACCTGCTCGACTTCACGCCGGGGACGTCCTCCTGGAGCGACCCGGCCCTGTTGCCGGGCACGACGTGGAACGACCCGTACAGCAACCTCTCCCTCACGGTGGAGGCGGCGACGGCCGCGGGGCTGACGGTGAGCATCCAGTACCGCACGACGGCCTGTGTGCGGGCCGCGCCCGAGGTGCGGGTGACGCCGCCGGAGCCGCCCTTCTGGCCCGGGGCGCGGCCGGAGTTCGCGCTGGAGGTGATCAACCGGGACTCGGTCGGCTGCGGTCCCAGCACCTTCCAGCTCTCCGCTATCGTCCCCCCGGGCTGGGGCTCCGACCCGCTGCCCGCGCAACGCACGATTGCCGCTTCCGCCTCCGACACCCTGGGCCTCCAGACGTACGTGCCCTACAGCACGCCGCTCGGGCCCTACACTGCGGGCGTCACCGTCACGAGGGGTAGTCAGAGCGTGCAGGGCACGGCCACGGTGGAGGTCGTCGAGCGTTGCATCGCGACGCCGCCCACGCTGACGCTCTCACCGGCGACCGTGACGGCGGCCCCGGGCGCGGACGTCACGTGGACGGTGAGCGTCACCAACAACGACTCCGCCTCGTGCAATTGGGTCTGGTACGACTTCTGGTCCACCCTGCCGGACGGCTGGGACACGTCCCTGTCCGACTGGGGCGTCAACCTGCCTCCCGGCGGGGCCTACACCTTCACGATGACCAAGACCGTGCCTCCCGGCGCGCGTGGCACCCACACCGTGGACCTGGTCATCAACCAGGATGACTTCGGCATCGCGGCCAGCGCCACGGCCACGGTGAACGTGGTTGGCAATTCCTCGAGTACGCGGTGACACAAGCGGCGGCCCGCGTTGCATGTCCCGACGCGGGCCGCGCGCGTCTCCCCGGGGCTCACGGTGGGGCGAGGTGCCGTGGCAGTGTTCGCGGTCGCCGCCCTACGCCAACCATTCCGGGAGGGTTTCATGTCTGGCTTTGTGAAGAGGACGGGACAGTCCCTGCTTGCCGTCGTCGCGGGGACCGCGTTGTCATTCAGCGCCACGCAGGCGCTCGCTCCGGTGCCGGAGGCGCCCGCGCGGTATGAGCGCTCCGCCTGCATCGCCCAGTGCATCGAGCTGAACTACAGCTATGGCTATTGCAATCGCACGGAGTGCTACTGCTACTGAGGCGGCCCACTTCCAGGTGGCTCCGGAGATGGTGCGCTGGCCGCCGTCTCCCGCGTGAAGGTGCGGCGTTGGCTGTTCGACATCCGCGCCCTGCCCGCCGTCGTGGGCACGAAGGAGGCGGGGACCGGTCTCCCGATATTTTCGGGGAGGTGGCAACTTCTTCCGGACTTCACGATAATCTCCCACACGCACTTCGTCGCCTGGGGTCCCGTCCCGGGCGGCTCGCGATGGGTGGATCGCATGGGCTTGAACATTCCGAATTCGGCACCGCTGGACGCGATGAACGCCAGCCAGCGCCTGAACCCGGAGGAGCAGAAGCTGCTCCAGGGGCTCAAGGGCGATGACCTCGTCCGCGCCCGTGCCCAGCTCATGCTCCAGAAGCAGCAGGAGACCGTCGCCTACGTCTCCAACATGCTGAAGGGCGACACCGCCCTGCAGGTGATTGGCAA
This genomic interval carries:
- a CDS encoding Dyp-type peroxidase, with the protein product MLELDDIQSGVLRPRPTPYFATYILLRIDDRRAGRELMGRLCSVVSSSAHPERPAAECWVSVSLTYPGLQALGVPQASLDSFAWEFRQGMAARARALGDEGESSPEHWESPLGTPDVHVVLTALSPDRARLDAALERANGALRELEGVQAIWRQDCHVLSTEREPFGFKDGISHPAVEGSGIPGSNPHEVPLKAGEFVLGYPDETGTLPPMPQPDVLGRNGTYIVFRKLHQRVAAFRQYLKDSARSPEDEELVAAKMMGRWRSGAPLARCPYHDDAALGADPRRNNDFHYADDPTGYKTPPGSHVRRTNPRDASVAGVVRLHRMIRRGTAYGSELPEGVLEDDGADRGLMFAFIGSHLGRQFEFVQSEWINGGEFLGLGEAKDPVVGANERAGSFSYPRRPIPRSLKGLSRFVVTRGGEYGFMPGLRALRWLADLRT
- a CDS encoding DUF4476 domain-containing protein, which produces MNRIVRAVLVSSLFASSASFAQDAEFNMQVDVNDADMPSARIKMKTTTTENGEETTTVKVRGGGARMDVRVTGGTMETESRSETRETRMEPRMHHPREETPVAAQPVYRDRDCGTRGDEGCLMRRDGQYPMDASTWSGFYQSLKSERNEIVRQEKAEKMLKRVYLTAMQFGMVLDLFNNEITRLEVAKEAAPHVVDPQHALGFSSKWKNSISGSEYTDIITQ
- a CDS encoding M6 family metalloprotease domain-containing protein, with product MSRMRIIAAAVWLAACNPQVSSPEAPTASGPEEATREQVLQGELEVRVVDAPSFKASREEYFLVAGGRHLPLTFTGGAPEGLLSGQRVTLRGTQGAQRFMARTVEVDRQAAAVQATSGTCGVTGVQRSLVILAAFPGMPQPAATAQGVRDAFFSSTQRSLANYWSEVSEGRTTTTGEVVGWYTLDRAYSCSETDAMRDAAIRAADADVDFRQYDRIFIVHPNPAQGCSYAGQATLSCGQVATADGTVTASLAWLVADWMTTHDTAVKLVTHEAGHNLSLNHASSRDFGTEPLGMPGTLGVIDEYGDLFSTMGSWNLGHYAAPHKARIGWLAPSAVAQVDGTGGTFTLAPVVASGGLKALKVRRGTGANDWLWVEYRRPVGLYESTLASQVFGGALIHLADAETRDGTHLLDFTPGTSSWSDPALLPGTTWNDPYSNLSLTVEAATAAGLTVSIQYRTTACVRAAPEVRVTPPEPPFWPGARPEFALEVINRDSVGCGPSTFQLSAIVPPGWGSDPLPAQRTIAASASDTLGLQTYVPYSTPLGPYTAGVTVTRGSQSVQGTATVEVVERCIATPPTLTLSPATVTAAPGADVTWTVSVTNNDSASCNWVWYDFWSTLPDGWDTSLSDWGVNLPPGGAYTFTMTKTVPPGARGTHTVDLVINQDDFGIAASATATVNVVGNSSSTR